The window GAGGCCGTTGCCTGCCGCAGTCGGACCCGCCAAACCACGATCCTTTTCTGCCAAAATCCGCTTGATCTGCCCAACAGGCATGCGACCATTGCCAATTTTCAGTAAGGTCCCGACCATATTCCGCACCTGCTTGTATAAAAAACCGTTGCCTGAAAAGGTAAAAATCAGAAACTGCCGCCGCTGGTCGTATTCCATAGTCGCCGCCGTGATGGTCCGCACCTTGTCCTCAACCGAGGTCCCTGAAGCCGTAAAGCCTGTAAAATCATGGGTCCCCACCAAGTCCTGAATGGCTTCTTCTATCAAGCTCAAATCCAAATCATAAGGATAAAAGGTCGCATAGTGCCGCATCATGGGATTCTTAGGCCTCCCAATATCCACCAAAAACTCATAGGTCTTGCTGTGCTTGGCATAGCGGCAATGAAAATCATCCGCTACCTGCTCCACACTGACCACATCAATATCCTCAGGTGTTTGAGTATCCAGGGCAAAGCGGAGCTTCTCAGCATCTCGACTGCCAGCCAAGTCAAAGTGAATCACCTGACCATAAGCGTGCACTCCTGCGTCTGTCCGACCTGCACCATGCACTGTCACCGGCTGGCCACTGTTTAGTCTTACTAGTGTTTTTTCGATTTCTTCCTGAACGGTACGGGCATGGGGCTGGCGCTGAAAACCAGAAAAGTCATGGCCGTCGTAGGAAATAATTGCCTTATATCGTGTCATGTTCTGATTGTAGCACAAGCAAACTTAGAAAAACAAGCCTATAAAACAACAACTGTCCTAGTGCAGATGTTCAACCTCCTATTAGATTGACAGAGCTAAGAAAATACACTATAATGAAAATAGGAATTGAAATTTAGAATTGTTATTATTACATCGTAGAAAGGAGGGAAGCATGACCCACCATCATAGTAGTGACCATCAAGCGGATTTCGACCACGTCATCCAGCACCTTAAGGAAAAAGGAGTGCGTATCACTTCGACTCGTAAGGCTGTTGTAGCCTACATCATAGAAAGCGATGACCACCCGAGTGCTGAGATGATTTACCAAGATCTTCTACCAGACTATCCAGGAATGAGCCTAGCAACTGTTTACAACAACCTGAAACTTCTGTTGGAAGAAGGATTTGTAACAGAAATCAAACGAACCAATGATAATACGACCTATTATGACTTTATGGGTCATGATCACCTCAATATCATTTGTGAAGTGTGTGGAAAAATTACAGATTTTATGGATATCGAACTACCTAGTCTGAAAAAAGAAGCCCAAGACCAGACAGGTTACAAGGTCACAAAAGAGGTCCTAGCTATCTATGGTATCTGTCCTGATTGCCAATCTAATAAGTCATAAAATAGCAGAGCGAAATATTTCGCTCTTTTTTCTTTCCTTGGAATTGTCTGAAAACTCTTATTTAGAATTATTACAATTAAACTTGACATTTTATTTATAATTGTTATAATTAAAATATAAAAAGATATTTCGAGGAATGATTTATGACTCTAACACAACAATTTAAACAAAATAGTCACATTATCACGACTTCTGTCTGCCTAGTATTTATCCTGGTAGGGATAATCCTGCTACAGACCGGGCAAGGATGGGCACCCTTCCTCTTCATTTCAGCCTTTGTCATCGGAGGCTACCAGTCAGCCAAGGAAGGACTGACAGAATTGTTCGTTGACAAACACCTGTCTGTTGACCTGCTCATGATTTTGGCGGCTATCGGATCTGGCCTCATCGGCTACTGGATGGAAGGAGCCCTGCTCATCTTCATTTTCTCCCTTTCTTCTACGCTGGAAGAATTGGCCATGGAAAAAAGCAAGAATGCGATTGCAGCTCTGATGAACATGACACCTCCAACTGCTCGTAAAATTGAAGAAAATGGCGACATCACCGTTTTGGACACGGCAATCATTCGCGTCGGTGACCTCCTGCAAGTTCGGAAGGGGGACACGGTGCCACTGGATGCCACCCTCATCAGCCAGCAATCCATCTTTGACGAATCTATGATTACAGGCGAGCCTCTGCCTGCGGAAAAAATAGCAGGTTCGGCTGTTATCGGCGGAACCATTAACCAAGGGCCAACTGTGACCGTACAAGTTACGGCTGAGAAAGGAGATGCCCTCTTCGATAAAATCGTCCAGATGGTCGAAAATGCCCAAGAATCCAAATCAAAAACTGCTACTTTCATTGAAAACATGGAAGATACCTATGTCAAAGTTGTCTTGGTGGTGGTACCGCTCTTCATTCTCTTTGCTCATTTTGCTTTAGGTTGGGACTGGTTGACCGCCTTCTACCGTGGCATGATTCTCTTGACCATCGCTTCTCCTTGTGCCCTCGTAGCTTCTTCTTCACCGGCAACACTTTCTGCCATCAGCCGTGCGGCACGCAAGGGCATGATTATCAAGGGCGGTGACATTGCGGATAATATCGCCAATCTAGAAGCAATCGTCTTTGACAAGACGGGTACCCTAACCATTGGTAAACCTGAGGTTATAGGGGCAACCTATCTTGGCGATGAAAAGCTAATCAAGGAAGTCGTTCAAGCAGTTGAAAAACAATCTAGCCACCCGATTGCACAGGCTCTCATGACCTATACGGCTGACAGCTCTGCTATTGCCCTCCAAAGCCTAGAAGACGTGACCGGTAAAGGCTTGGTAGCCCGCTATCAAGGCGACAGCTGGAAAATCGGTAAGGCGGATTTTGTGGTAAATAGTTTAGTGAGTCCGCTGTCTGCGGACTTGAGGGCACAAATCGATGAGGCAGAAAGTACTGGGAAAACCCTGGTCTATGTCAGCCAAAATGATGTCCTTGTGGCGATTTTTATGGTGGAAGATAGTTTGAAGCCAGAGAGTAAACTCCTTATCTCTCAGCTGAAAGAGATGGGAGTGACACCCATTCTCTTGACAGGTGACCAAGAAAAGACGGCTCGTTACGTAGCGAGTCAGGTCGGCATTGATCGGGTCATTGCCAACTGTCTGCCGACGGATAAGGCTGCTGTTATCCAAGAACTGCAAACCGAGTTTGCGTCTGTCGGTATGGTGGGGGACGGTATCAACGATGCTCCTGCCCTTGCTCAAGCCAATGTCAGCTATGCCATGGGAAGCGGTACGGACATCGCTATGGAGTCGGCCGACATCGTGCTCATGGAGGACCTGACGAGAATTCCTTACTCTATCCGCCTGTCTAAGAAAATGCGGGGCATCATTAAGCAAAATATCGTCTTTGCCCTGTCTGTCATTGCCCTTCTTATCATTTCCAATCTCTTCCAGTCTATCAATCTGCCACTCGGGGTAGTCGGACACGAAGGATCTACCATTTTGGTGATTTTGAATGGGTTGAGACTCTTGTACTTTAAATAATTAAATAAAATTCCTCGATTCAAAAGAACCGAGGAATTTTTTAATAAGTCGCCAATCGTTTTTCCAAGTGTACTTGACCGACAGCATATAGTGTACAGATCACCCAATAAATGAGGGCTACACAGATATAAACTGTCATGTAGTCGGACTTGGCTCCACCGACTATTTTGGCCTTATTGAAAATCTCTGGCACTGTAATCATAGCTGTCAGAGATGTACTTTTAACCATGTCCAAAAGCACATTGCTAAGAGGCGGTAGGGCAATTCGGAAGGCTTGGGGAATGATGATTTTTCGATAAATCACATTGGTCCGCAAGCCCAAGGAACGCGCCGCCTCCCACTGTCCCTTATCAATGGCTGAAAGAGATGCACGAATAATTTCAGAAATATAGGCACTGGACATGGATGTAAAAGCAATGATGGAAGCCGAAATAGCATCAAGCTGTAGCCCCATGAAAGGCAAGCCAA is drawn from Streptococcus sp. 29892 and contains these coding sequences:
- a CDS encoding heavy metal translocating P-type ATPase, with amino-acid sequence MTLTQQFKQNSHIITTSVCLVFILVGIILLQTGQGWAPFLFISAFVIGGYQSAKEGLTELFVDKHLSVDLLMILAAIGSGLIGYWMEGALLIFIFSLSSTLEELAMEKSKNAIAALMNMTPPTARKIEENGDITVLDTAIIRVGDLLQVRKGDTVPLDATLISQQSIFDESMITGEPLPAEKIAGSAVIGGTINQGPTVTVQVTAEKGDALFDKIVQMVENAQESKSKTATFIENMEDTYVKVVLVVVPLFILFAHFALGWDWLTAFYRGMILLTIASPCALVASSSPATLSAISRAARKGMIIKGGDIADNIANLEAIVFDKTGTLTIGKPEVIGATYLGDEKLIKEVVQAVEKQSSHPIAQALMTYTADSSAIALQSLEDVTGKGLVARYQGDSWKIGKADFVVNSLVSPLSADLRAQIDEAESTGKTLVYVSQNDVLVAIFMVEDSLKPESKLLISQLKEMGVTPILLTGDQEKTARYVASQVGIDRVIANCLPTDKAAVIQELQTEFASVGMVGDGINDAPALAQANVSYAMGSGTDIAMESADIVLMEDLTRIPYSIRLSKKMRGIIKQNIVFALSVIALLIISNLFQSINLPLGVVGHEGSTILVILNGLRLLYFK
- a CDS encoding Fur family transcriptional regulator — translated: MTHHHSSDHQADFDHVIQHLKEKGVRITSTRKAVVAYIIESDDHPSAEMIYQDLLPDYPGMSLATVYNNLKLLLEEGFVTEIKRTNDNTTYYDFMGHDHLNIICEVCGKITDFMDIELPSLKKEAQDQTGYKVTKEVLAIYGICPDCQSNKS
- the truA gene encoding tRNA pseudouridine(38-40) synthase TruA translates to MTRYKAIISYDGHDFSGFQRQPHARTVQEEIEKTLVRLNSGQPVTVHGAGRTDAGVHAYGQVIHFDLAGSRDAEKLRFALDTQTPEDIDVVSVEQVADDFHCRYAKHSKTYEFLVDIGRPKNPMMRHYATFYPYDLDLSLIEEAIQDLVGTHDFTGFTASGTSVEDKVRTITAATMEYDQRRQFLIFTFSGNGFLYKQVRNMVGTLLKIGNGRMPVGQIKRILAEKDRGLAGPTAAGNGLYLKEIIYED
- a CDS encoding amino acid ABC transporter permease; protein product: MEINWQAVFNAEIAKEAVPQILEGLPYTLSLSLIGFALGTFCGFFVALMRMSKIGPLRWLAMTHISLMRGIPLMVLLFFIYFGLPFMGLQLDAISASIIAFTSMSSAYISEIIRASLSAIDKGQWEAARSLGLRTNVIYRKIIIPQAFRIALPPLSNVLLDMVKSTSLTAMITVPEIFNKAKIVGGAKSDYMTVYICVALIYWVICTLYAVGQVHLEKRLATY